The nucleotide sequence CTGCTCGTCCCAAGAGGCAGAGGCATCCTCAATGGGCATCTTTGTCGGATCGCCCTGACGCTGGACCTTAAAGTCAAACACCACCTCGTCCTTAGCCAGTTGCTTGGCAATCGCCTCTCTCAGGTAGTTGTCAGGGAGTTTTGCCGGATCATCAGGGCCAGCAAGAAGTCTAGGCGGAACCGCCGAGTATTTTACTGCCTGCCCTGTGGTGCCTGCTGCATCGCCCAGCCAGTAGGGCGAGCCGCTCCAATAAGTAATATTGAGTGGGCTGGTCACGGTCTTTTTCCTGATCTCCTTAATAATGTCCAGTTGATCATGGTCAAAGAGCTGGAGATGGGCAAAGGCGAGAAGATCGCCAATCAGGGGAACGCTCTTATGCTTGATGACATCCCGATACTCTTTGGCATTGGGAAAGGGGAAGACCGGATGATCCACCATGAGAAAGTCCTGGCTCTGATCGGTATCCCCATCCATTGCCCGAGGTCCAGCAACATCAAGGAGCTTAATGGCCAGGCCCCGTGCTGTTGGCTCATTATCTGGCTGGATCTTGCCCTGGGCTGTGGAAAATCGAACAATAGCCTCAAAGGTACGGCCAGATTGGCTAAAGACCCCATACTGGAGATCCGTTGGGATGTCTGAGGCAATCTCAAAGGTCGCAGTAAGGCAGGCGTTTGCCTTTGCATGCTGGACACGGAGCGGACAGCCCTCTTGAGATTCCTCCATCATGCCAATGGTCAGTTTGATCATTTCCTGAAAGATGTCCTCTTCTCCTGGCAGGGAAAAGTCTGGCTGGAGCTCTGGATTCATGGGGTCTTCTCCTTCACCATCTTGGTGATTATGTTCAGGTCTCCCCTTATATGCAAACTGAATTGTCTTCATATACTTGGGGTAATGACCATGTACTTCGATGTTTTCTTAGGCGCTACTGCTTATAGTAAGGATCTCCATCATCCGGCCTGTATATTCTTTCCTGATCTTATCCCGTATGATGTGTGATACTTTTACGACACCTCTTCAGCTATCGCCGTTGCCAACTCCCGCTTCCACCCCAGCTTCTTCTCAATAGAAGCGATCATCATCCCGGCAATATCCTTACCCGTTGCGTTTTCAATCCCTTCCAGACCAGGCGATGAGTTGACCTCCAGGAGCAACGGCCCGTTCTGGGAGCGGATGATGTCCACTCCAGCAAAGGTGAGGCCAAGCACCTTGGAGGCAGTGGTCGCCAGCCTGCGCTCCTCCGGTGTGATCTTGACCACACTGGCAGAACCACCCTGGTGAATATTGGCCCGGAACTCCCCAGGCGCGGCAGTGCGCTGGATAGAAGCAACCACCTTGCCATCAATAACAAAGCAGCGCAGATCCTTGCCACCTGCCTCTTTTATAAATTCCTGGACCAGGAGGTTTGCCCGCAGGGCCTTAAAGGCATTAATCACACTCTCAGCCGCCTTCCTGGTCTCAGCCAGCACCACTCCCCGTCCCTGGGTTCCTTCCAGAAGCTTGACAATCAGCGGAGCTCCGCCAACCATCTCGATGAGATCCTTGGTATCCATGGGAGAATTGGCAAAGCCGGTGGTCGGAATGTCGATCCCGCTTTTCAGCATCAGCTGAAGGGAAAAGAGCTTATCCCGGGACTGGGCAATGGAATCTGAGGAGTTGACCGTGTAGACCCGCATGCTCTCGAACTGGCGGGTCAGGGCGCAGCCGTAAAAGGTCATGTTGGGTTTGATCCTGGTGATGACCGCATCAAGGTCGTCCAGAGATTTGCCGCCCCGATAATGGACTTCCGGCTCCTTGGCATCAAGCTTCATATAGCATTGTTTGATGTCCAGGAATTCCATCTCATGGCCGCGTTCTTCCCCTGCCTCCAGGATGCGTTGGTTGCTATACAGATCAATATTACTGGCCACCAAGGCGATTTTCAGACCACTTTTCTTGGGTTCTGCTTTCTCGTAGAAGGCGAGGACGCGTTTGGGTGAGATCCTCCCCAGGCAGAAGCGTTGCGATGGGTCGATGATAAGGCGTTTGCCCATCGCCTCCCGCCCCAACAGCATGCGATAGCCCATAGAGTCCCGGTTGGCCAGGGTCAGCTCAATCTCCCATTCCTCTTCACCCAACTTCAAGGTAGCAGAGACGACATAGCGTGTTTCCGAGAGTCCACTGGAGCTTTTGACTGAGCGGCGATCGGCCACCGGCTTTTCACATCGAATAACAATGCGGCGGTTATTCTGGATGGGATGGACTTCAAAGCTCACCCAGGACAGGCCATGTCTTCTGAAGGGTTGGATGTTAAAGGCATGGATAGAAGAGGTCTTTGCCCCTGAATCAATGCGTGCTTTGAGCGCAGGGATCATCATATCTGGGAAGGAGCACCATTCTTCACTGCCGATTATTGTCTTAGACTGGTCAAGAGATGCCAATGTTTTCTCCTTTTGCTCTCAAATATTCTCAAATATGCAGAGTAGGGTATATCGTTTTCGTGCTGCGAAGGCGGCAACGGTTTGTGCTGTAAGGTCTTCTGGAAGATCCCCTCTGTTGAGGGGGGATGTCCTTGCTCAGTCTTTTCCAGAGAGTCCTCCAGGCCGCATTAGCTTCCGAACATTGAGTTCTGTGAAGGAGATCAGGCCATGGGGGCGAAAGATCATGATCAGGATGAGGATCAGGGGGATGATGATCCACTTGAAGAGCTCCAGAGGACGGAGGGCCTCACTGAGTACGTTGATGCTCACAGCCCCGACAATAGAACCAACAATGGAGTTGAGTCCACCGAAATAGACCATGGCCAGAATCTCTGCCAGCTTCTGGATACCAAAGGTGCCTGGATTGATGTAGCGGAGCACATGGGCAAACAGGCCACCTGCCACCCCGGCCCAGAAGGCCCCAAACATAAAGGCGGTCATCTTGGTCTTGCGGGTATTAACAGTCATGGAGTCGGCAGCAGCCTCGTTATCGCGCACCGCATTAAGGGCCTTGCCCATGATGGAGGTGGTGAAGTTATGGATGATCCAGATACAGAGGACGGTCCAAACAAAAACCATTGGTAAGGAGGAATAGTTTGGCTGGCTACTCATACCCCGTGGGCCGCCAATGATCTCCAGGTTCTCAATAGCACTCTTGACGATGAACATGAAGGCCAGGGAGATAATGGCCAGGTAATCGCCCCGGGTGCGAAACGAGGGGATAGCAACAATCAGCGATCCCAGGGCAGCGGCTGCTCCTCCGGCAATAAGGATCAGGGGAAAAAGCCAAGGGCCAAGGGCCGGGTTGAGCAGGGCAGGGCCAAAGAGCTTGTCGTCGGCAAAAAGCCACAGGGTCAGGGTAGAGGAGGCATAGGCCCCCAGGGCCATGAAGCCGGGATGGGAACAGGAAAACTCGCCCTGATAGCCGTTAATAATATTGAGGCTGATAGTGAGGATGATAGCGATCATGGTGAGCTTGACCACCAGCACCCGGTAATCATTAATACCTGCCCAGAGGTGGAGGATGCCGTAAAAGGCGGCCAGATGAAGCAGGGTGGCTGCCCAAACAGGGAGCCGGTCAAGCAGCTCTGCAAACCAGTTGGTCAGAGGGGCTGTCAGGCGGCCAACCAAGAGGATGGGAAGAATATAAATGAGTAGATCATACCCCAGCACTGAAGGGATCAGCGCGGGATCCTTTAATATAACCAGGGTGCCGAACATGACAGGTATCTTGGGAAGATAGAGCTGGTAAGAAATTGTATCGCCAAAATAATATTCCAGTAAGGCTGCCACCAGCGCGCCGAGGAGCCAGCCAGCCAGAGGGATGACAGAGAATGTTCTGAGAAGGTTGCGGTTTTTTTGCACTAGCCCGTTTATTTTAGGAATTTTTTTCATCGCGCAATATCACCCCATGTCGGTTGTTGCCATTTTGTGGAGGCATTTCCTGATTACAGGGGCGAGCAGGTCTCTTGCAACCGTTGCTTTCTCTTCAATGTCATCCACTCTTGGCCCATCATGAAATATCTCGTTTCTGATACCGTAGACGCAAAGAACGGCTTTTTTCAATACCAGCAAGTAATCAGGATTTGGTGATTTTGCATCTGTTTTTAAATTTTCTGAAAAGGCATCGCCGTAGTCAGAAACGATATTGAAGGATATCAAGCTATCAATAGTGCTTTTCTGGTCAGCTTGATGTAGTAAATTCCGCGCCTCATCTGTGGTGATAAGTCCTCCTACTGATATTTTTATCTTTTCTTTTTCGTTCTTCCCTGATTTCCTTCTAAAATGTGCATAAACAGTGAAAAGCGAATTAAACGCCGACCAAAGTATTCTGAATTTTTCAACATCCCCTGATGTTGATTCGCAGAATTCCAACCATTTTGAAATTCTCAGCACTGCATCATCTTTTGTTTCAAGGTGTGTTCTTTTATTGTAAAAGGTTAATGCTTCTTGTATCTTGTTTCCTGTATCAATAGATTGATGAACGCCCCTGAAAACTGCTAAAATATTTCTTCTTAATCTCTCTCCAGCTTGTTTCAGTTCTTCACGGTTTCGCAAAAAAGGCTTTTTTACGATCACGATGTTTATCGGTTGAAAATACTCCTGATAGATCATCCTGATGAGCAGCAGGTCTTTTATTTTTTCAATATGCTGATTACAAATCGTTTCTTCTGCGTATTCAGAATCGTTCTGTCGCGTTGGATGTTTCTCTGTGTAGGATTCAGTTGAAAAATGTACGGTCACGCAGGTTCGATTCTTCTCATCAAGAGAAAAATGGTAGTCGCCTATTGTTTCCGGCTCGCTTACCCCCGGAGAGATTTGAAATGTTACTTCCCATTTACAACGCATGATGGGCCCTCTTTTTTGAAATAGCTGTTCAGAATTATAGCAATATTTTTGATGGGTTCAGTTTTTTTCACAGAGAAACGTTGCTCTTTTATTTTTTACGAACAGAGAATGGTATCTCTGTTGCATGATGGGGAAGGATGAGCTCAATACAGTGATAATGAAATGTGTTGACTCATAAGTTTGAAATGTTTGTCATGGGTGTACAGATCCAGATTGTTGAGTATG is from Candidatus Electrothrix sp. GW3-4 and encodes:
- a CDS encoding catalase family protein; its protein translation is MNPELQPDFSLPGEEDIFQEMIKLTIGMMEESQEGCPLRVQHAKANACLTATFEIASDIPTDLQYGVFSQSGRTFEAIVRFSTAQGKIQPDNEPTARGLAIKLLDVAGPRAMDGDTDQSQDFLMVDHPVFPFPNAKEYRDVIKHKSVPLIGDLLAFAHLQLFDHDQLDIIKEIRKKTVTSPLNITYWSGSPYWLGDAAGTTGQAVKYSAVPPRLLAGPDDPAKLPDNYLREAIAKQLAKDEVVFDFKVQRQGDPTKMPIEDASASWDEQDSVPVTVATLRLSKQVVSPESALEKRCEDMSFNPWHALKEHRPLGGINRLRKAVYEASFTEREHRKKTA
- the rimK gene encoding 30S ribosomal protein S6--L-glutamate ligase, with the protein product MASLDQSKTIIGSEEWCSFPDMMIPALKARIDSGAKTSSIHAFNIQPFRRHGLSWVSFEVHPIQNNRRIVIRCEKPVADRRSVKSSSGLSETRYVVSATLKLGEEEWEIELTLANRDSMGYRMLLGREAMGKRLIIDPSQRFCLGRISPKRVLAFYEKAEPKKSGLKIALVASNIDLYSNQRILEAGEERGHEMEFLDIKQCYMKLDAKEPEVHYRGGKSLDDLDAVITRIKPNMTFYGCALTRQFESMRVYTVNSSDSIAQSRDKLFSLQLMLKSGIDIPTTGFANSPMDTKDLIEMVGGAPLIVKLLEGTQGRGVVLAETRKAAESVINAFKALRANLLVQEFIKEAGGKDLRCFVIDGKVVASIQRTAAPGEFRANIHQGGSASVVKITPEERRLATTASKVLGLTFAGVDIIRSQNGPLLLEVNSSPGLEGIENATGKDIAGMMIASIEKKLGWKRELATAIAEEVS
- a CDS encoding branched-chain amino acid ABC transporter permease yields the protein MKKIPKINGLVQKNRNLLRTFSVIPLAGWLLGALVAALLEYYFGDTISYQLYLPKIPVMFGTLVILKDPALIPSVLGYDLLIYILPILLVGRLTAPLTNWFAELLDRLPVWAATLLHLAAFYGILHLWAGINDYRVLVVKLTMIAIILTISLNIINGYQGEFSCSHPGFMALGAYASSTLTLWLFADDKLFGPALLNPALGPWLFPLILIAGGAAAALGSLIVAIPSFRTRGDYLAIISLAFMFIVKSAIENLEIIGGPRGMSSQPNYSSLPMVFVWTVLCIWIIHNFTTSIMGKALNAVRDNEAAADSMTVNTRKTKMTAFMFGAFWAGVAGGLFAHVLRYINPGTFGIQKLAEILAMVYFGGLNSIVGSIVGAVSINVLSEALRPLELFKWIIIPLILILIMIFRPHGLISFTELNVRKLMRPGGLSGKD